A single window of Bradyrhizobium daqingense DNA harbors:
- a CDS encoding DinB family protein translates to MPAGFVQTYRAFAHNNAWANHRLLTACVALSQPDFEANRNGFFPSLQRTLNHIYIVDLFYVDALEGGWLGPAAWQNQVPCPSLAELKPAQAAVDKRLIAVCDALTPESLDGVVRINRGTAVQTERRDRLLMHLFQHQIHHRGQAHAMLSETSVAPPQLDEFFAEGEAPLRAAEFADLGWTEDTVWKS, encoded by the coding sequence TTGCCTGCGGGGTTTGTGCAGACCTATCGCGCGTTCGCGCATAACAACGCCTGGGCGAACCATCGGCTGCTTACGGCTTGCGTCGCTCTGTCTCAGCCCGATTTCGAGGCCAATCGGAACGGGTTCTTTCCAAGCCTGCAGCGCACCCTGAACCACATCTATATCGTTGACCTTTTCTACGTCGATGCGCTCGAGGGCGGCTGGTTGGGCCCGGCGGCCTGGCAGAACCAGGTGCCGTGCCCTTCTCTTGCCGAACTCAAGCCAGCGCAAGCCGCGGTCGACAAGCGCTTGATCGCCGTCTGCGATGCATTGACGCCCGAGAGTCTCGACGGCGTTGTGCGGATCAATCGCGGCACGGCCGTCCAGACCGAACGGCGCGACCGGCTGCTCATGCATCTCTTCCAACATCAGATTCATCATCGCGGCCAGGCGCACGCCATGCTGTCCGAAACGAGCGTCGCACCGCCCCAGCTTGACGAGTTCTTCGCGGAGGGAGAGGCACCGCTCAGAGCCGCCGAATTCGCCGATCTGGGCTGGACGGAGGACACCGTCTGGAAATCCTAG
- a CDS encoding DUF433 domain-containing protein, translating into MDGKPVIRGTRVPVELVLRELGAGMTPE; encoded by the coding sequence ATGGACGGCAAGCCCGTGATCCGTGGGACACGTGTCCCGGTTGAGCTGGTGTTGCGCGAACTGGGCGCTGGGATGACCCCCGAGTAG
- a CDS encoding HAD family hydrolase, whose translation MSYALAIFDLDGTLADSFPWFLRTINDVADRFNFRRVAREEIEELRHASSREILSRLEVPLWKLPAIARHARRLKAEAASEIPLFPGVEPMLRTLAENGVQLALVTSDTEANAREKLGDAATLFSHFDCAASLFGKPAKFRRVMRRAGVAPAQVISIGDEVRDIDAARAVGIACGAVCWGYAAPAALRALGPDHVFERMDEIVSTLCSSAVARMSETTSGSAGG comes from the coding sequence ATGTCCTACGCCCTCGCCATCTTCGATCTCGACGGCACGCTCGCCGACAGCTTCCCGTGGTTCCTGCGCACCATCAACGATGTCGCCGATCGCTTCAATTTTCGCCGCGTCGCGCGTGAGGAGATCGAGGAGCTCCGGCATGCGTCGAGCCGCGAGATTCTTTCGCGGCTCGAGGTGCCCTTGTGGAAGCTGCCGGCGATTGCGCGGCATGCGCGGCGGCTGAAGGCGGAGGCTGCAAGCGAGATCCCGCTGTTTCCGGGCGTCGAGCCGATGCTGCGGACCCTGGCCGAGAACGGCGTGCAGCTCGCGCTGGTGACCTCCGACACTGAGGCCAATGCGCGCGAGAAGCTCGGCGACGCCGCGACGCTGTTTTCACATTTCGACTGCGCGGCGTCGCTGTTCGGCAAGCCGGCGAAATTTCGCCGGGTCATGCGCCGGGCCGGCGTCGCGCCTGCGCAGGTGATTTCGATCGGCGACGAGGTCCGTGACATCGACGCGGCACGCGCCGTTGGCATTGCCTGCGGCGCCGTGTGCTGGGGTTATGCTGCGCCCGCAGCGCTGCGAGCGCTGGGGCCTGATCACGTGTTTGAGCGGATGGATGAGATTGTTTCGACGCTGTGCTCCAGTGCGGTAGCCCGGATGAGCGAAACGACATCCGGGAGCGCCGGCGGCTGA
- a CDS encoding alpha/beta hydrolase family protein yields MLLAVAVTTAVTAHPVQAQSAPPAYTDFDWVDPARARPVPTRLHWPADVAPGSRVPLIVFSHGLGGSRRGYSYLGRYWSAHGVASLHVQHAGSDSSLWAGNPLGVVDRLQRAAHESEALARALDMHFALDRMLSSPYGARIDRRRIVAAGHSYGANTALVAVGARVMRDGRWVEARDPRFTAAIVISAPPFYGETDLASVLGKITVPNLHVTATNDVIQIPGYHSPTTDRLAVFNAIATPRKLLTVFEGGSHSIFTDRAFTGGPALNPKVKAATAELTLAFLDLAYDGNRDALTRWNAAWQPILALAPDAAPPQISAPPSPRMAKRAAAGLVPAP; encoded by the coding sequence ATGCTGCTCGCGGTCGCGGTCACAACCGCAGTCACCGCGCACCCGGTGCAAGCGCAGTCCGCCCCACCCGCTTACACCGACTTCGACTGGGTCGATCCCGCGCGTGCGCGGCCCGTACCGACCCGTCTGCACTGGCCTGCGGATGTTGCGCCAGGATCGCGCGTACCGCTGATCGTGTTCTCCCACGGCCTCGGCGGCTCGCGCAGAGGCTACAGCTATCTGGGCCGGTATTGGTCGGCCCATGGCGTTGCGAGCTTGCACGTTCAGCATGCCGGCAGCGATTCCTCGCTCTGGGCAGGCAATCCCCTCGGCGTCGTCGATCGCTTGCAACGAGCCGCTCATGAGAGCGAGGCGCTGGCGCGCGCGCTCGACATGCACTTCGCCCTGGATCGCATGCTGTCCAGTCCCTATGGCGCCCGGATCGATCGTCGGCGCATCGTCGCGGCCGGGCATTCCTACGGCGCGAACACGGCTCTCGTTGCCGTGGGCGCCCGCGTCATGCGCGACGGAAGGTGGGTCGAGGCCCGCGACCCGCGCTTTACGGCCGCGATCGTCATCTCCGCGCCGCCGTTTTATGGCGAAACCGATCTCGCCTCGGTCCTCGGCAAGATCACCGTTCCGAACCTGCACGTGACGGCGACGAACGACGTCATCCAAATCCCCGGATATCACTCGCCCACCACCGACCGATTGGCCGTCTTCAACGCCATCGCCACGCCGCGCAAGCTGCTTACCGTGTTCGAAGGCGGCTCGCACAGCATCTTCACGGATCGCGCGTTCACGGGCGGTCCGGCCCTGAACCCGAAGGTGAAGGCTGCGACGGCTGAGCTCACCCTGGCTTTCCTCGACCTGGCCTACGACGGCAATCGGGACGCGCTGACGCGCTGGAATGCGGCCTGGCAGCCGATCCTGGCATTGGCTCCCGATGCTGCGCCTCCGCAGATTTCGGCTCCTCCGTCCCCACGCATGGCCAAGAGGGCGGCGGCCGGCCTCGTTCCCGCGCCATGA
- a CDS encoding cytochrome D1 domain-containing protein: protein MRILVLAALAASIAQASAEEAFVTNQLSDDLMIVDLASARGVATIPIGGKPAGVAVSADGRFAYVTSPDSKAVTVVDAAARQVAGRIEVGGGPLGIAVATDGRTVYVADWYAAAVRVIDAASRSVTASIAVGASPSGLAVTPDGKLLLSADRDDNSVSMVDTATRQRKAVIKVGTRPFGVTIDAEGKRAYTANVGSDDVSVIDIAGGREIGRVPVGMRPYAVALTLGRGFVTDQYGGTVSVFDLASLKPIKRINVGDYPEGIAATADGKRVIVACWESNILSIIDATDLKVIGEIKTGDGPRAFGAFLRKTE from the coding sequence GTGCGTATCCTGGTTCTGGCGGCGCTCGCCGCCAGCATCGCGCAAGCGTCCGCGGAAGAGGCCTTCGTCACCAACCAGCTCAGCGACGACCTGATGATCGTCGACCTCGCCAGTGCGCGCGGGGTTGCGACCATCCCGATCGGCGGCAAGCCGGCGGGCGTCGCCGTCAGTGCGGACGGGCGCTTTGCCTATGTGACGAGCCCCGATTCCAAGGCGGTGACGGTGGTGGATGCCGCAGCCCGGCAGGTCGCCGGCCGTATCGAGGTCGGCGGCGGGCCACTCGGCATTGCCGTGGCGACCGATGGCAGGACGGTCTATGTCGCCGACTGGTATGCCGCCGCGGTCCGGGTGATCGACGCGGCGAGCCGCAGCGTCACTGCCAGCATCGCGGTTGGCGCCTCGCCATCAGGCCTTGCCGTGACACCTGACGGCAAGCTGCTGCTCTCGGCCGATCGCGACGATAACAGCGTCTCGATGGTGGACACCGCCACGCGGCAGCGCAAGGCGGTCATCAAGGTCGGCACGCGCCCGTTCGGCGTCACCATCGATGCCGAGGGCAAGCGCGCCTACACCGCAAATGTCGGCTCCGACGACGTCTCCGTCATCGACATCGCCGGAGGCCGCGAGATCGGCCGCGTGCCGGTCGGGATGCGGCCCTATGCGGTGGCGCTGACATTGGGCCGCGGCTTCGTCACCGACCAGTATGGCGGCACGGTCAGCGTGTTCGACCTGGCGAGCCTGAAGCCGATCAAGCGCATCAACGTCGGCGATTATCCCGAAGGGATCGCGGCGACCGCCGACGGCAAGCGCGTCATCGTCGCCTGCTGGGAGAGCAACATTTTGAGCATCATCGACGCGACTGATCTGAAGGTGATCGGCGAGATCAAGACCGGCGACGGCCCGCGCGCGTTCGGGGCGTTCTTGCGGAAGACCGAGTAG
- a CDS encoding SRPBCC family protein, translating to MRMIGGTALAEVAALAVAGMALVAAFEPVWAHGPTRQKVRESIEISAPPAKVWAAISNFQDMSWLPIVTKTEGQKGNEVGATRTLTLTGGPTVEEELYKYEPDMQSYSYRITKVDVKVLPVTNYSSTLTVSPAPDGKAKLEWAGAFYRGYPNNDPPPELSDEAATKAVSGLYKAGLEALKKKIESGS from the coding sequence ATGAGGATGATAGGCGGAACGGCGCTCGCCGAGGTGGCGGCGCTGGCGGTGGCGGGGATGGCTCTGGTGGCCGCATTCGAACCGGTGTGGGCTCACGGGCCGACCCGGCAGAAGGTGCGGGAATCCATCGAGATCAGTGCGCCGCCGGCCAAGGTCTGGGCCGCGATCTCCAATTTCCAGGACATGAGCTGGCTTCCGATCGTCACGAAGACTGAGGGCCAGAAGGGCAACGAAGTCGGCGCGACGCGGACGCTGACCCTGACGGGCGGTCCCACGGTCGAGGAGGAGCTCTACAAATACGAGCCCGACATGCAGAGCTATTCGTACCGGATCACCAAGGTCGACGTGAAGGTGCTGCCGGTGACCAATTATTCCTCGACCTTGACGGTGTCGCCGGCGCCTGATGGCAAGGCGAAGCTGGAATGGGCCGGTGCGTTCTACCGCGGCTACCCCAACAACGATCCGCCGCCGGAGCTGAGCGACGAAGCTGCAACAAAGGCCGTGAGCGGGCTGTACAAGGCCGGGCTCGAGGCGCTCAAGAAGAAGATCGAGAGCGGCAGCTGA
- a CDS encoding AAA family ATPase codes for MRGRQRDIRLPAPYLRRVWLDRALVADWTAYPYCLPIFSEEFDLSFDTAITIIVGENGTGKSTILEGIAALAGYDDAGGGKGYRAVDHSNAREIMGGELSTALRAGWVPKITNGWFFRAETFFSVARYLDEVSDMPPDFLSYSHGEGFLRFFEERCQRQGIFIFDEPESALSPARQMEFLKLLHRMDSSRNCQVIMATHSPMLMAYPNARLLRLTKYGLEPVTVEETDHYRVMREFCADPRGFVEATLGE; via the coding sequence ATGAGAGGGCGACAGCGCGACATCAGGCTGCCTGCTCCCTATCTGCGGCGTGTCTGGCTTGACCGCGCGCTGGTCGCCGACTGGACAGCATATCCATACTGTCTTCCGATCTTCAGCGAAGAATTCGACCTGAGCTTCGACACCGCGATCACCATCATCGTCGGCGAAAACGGCACTGGAAAATCGACCATCCTGGAGGGTATTGCGGCACTTGCCGGTTATGACGACGCCGGCGGCGGCAAGGGTTATCGCGCGGTCGATCATTCCAATGCGCGCGAGATCATGGGTGGGGAGTTGTCGACCGCACTTCGCGCCGGCTGGGTGCCAAAGATCACCAACGGCTGGTTCTTTCGAGCCGAGACCTTCTTCTCCGTTGCGAGATATCTCGACGAAGTATCGGACATGCCACCCGATTTTCTGTCGTATTCCCACGGCGAGGGCTTTCTGCGCTTCTTCGAGGAGCGATGCCAGAGGCAGGGCATCTTCATTTTCGACGAACCGGAATCGGCGCTGTCTCCGGCCCGCCAGATGGAATTCCTGAAGCTGCTGCATCGCATGGATTCTTCACGCAATTGCCAGGTCATCATGGCAACGCATTCGCCGATGCTGATGGCCTATCCCAACGCGCGGTTGCTGCGATTGACGAAGTATGGTCTGGAGCCGGTAACGGTGGAGGAGACGGATCACTACCGTGTCATGCGTGAGTTTTGCGCTGATCCGCGCGGATTCGTGGAGGCGACGCTGGGGGAGTGA
- a CDS encoding PCC domain-containing protein has translation MRSIKQPGPPIVERIQWVEARGRAFAFTLQAGLPLLDAARRGFAAEGFAGGVLNFRQGALGPFGYVMPALSKTGENAAFYSDTFRPEGVTRVRLGSMTLGTRDGAPFFHCHGLWTEADGKASGGHMLPDETMVAEPFEVEAFGLDGAMFTAEPDPETNFKLFGPVAAASTGARTTRRAFALRLRPNQDFAGCLEGFCRAHGISRAKLHGGVGSTIGARFTHGAVTEPFATELAITSGAIEIGRSKALEAALDVALVDYTGGIAEGRMVRGDNPVLMTMELVLEVLD, from the coding sequence ATGCGGAGCATCAAGCAGCCGGGCCCGCCCATTGTGGAACGCATTCAATGGGTGGAGGCGAGGGGACGCGCCTTCGCCTTCACGCTTCAGGCCGGCCTGCCGTTGCTGGACGCCGCGCGCCGCGGTTTTGCCGCGGAGGGGTTTGCCGGCGGCGTGCTCAACTTCCGGCAAGGTGCGCTCGGGCCGTTCGGCTATGTGATGCCGGCCCTGTCGAAGACCGGCGAGAACGCCGCGTTCTACAGCGATACGTTCCGGCCCGAGGGCGTGACGCGCGTGAGGCTCGGCAGCATGACGCTCGGCACGCGCGACGGCGCGCCGTTCTTTCATTGCCATGGGCTGTGGACCGAGGCTGACGGCAAGGCGAGCGGCGGCCACATGCTGCCGGACGAGACTATGGTGGCCGAGCCGTTCGAGGTCGAGGCCTTCGGTCTTGACGGCGCGATGTTCACCGCCGAGCCTGATCCCGAAACCAATTTCAAGCTGTTTGGGCCGGTGGCTGCCGCGAGCACCGGGGCGCGAACGACGCGCCGGGCTTTCGCGCTGAGGCTGCGGCCGAACCAGGACTTTGCGGGTTGCCTCGAAGGGTTCTGTCGCGCGCACGGAATTTCCCGCGCGAAGCTCCATGGCGGCGTCGGCTCGACTATCGGGGCGCGCTTCACTCATGGCGCCGTCACCGAGCCGTTCGCCACCGAGCTGGCTATAACGTCCGGCGCAATCGAGATCGGTCGGTCAAAGGCGCTCGAAGCCGCGCTCGACGTTGCCCTGGTCGACTACACTGGCGGCATCGCCGAGGGCCGAATGGTCCGCGGCGACAATCCCGTGCTGATGACGATGGAGCTGGTGCTGGAGGTGCTGGACTAG
- a CDS encoding acyl-CoA synthetase — protein MQPLRMSRRVMNLAYMLTQNARRHGSRPGFVWGDKSWTWREIDAQVSALAAALAARGIAKGDRILVHSKNGDEMFFSMFSAFRLGAVWVPTNFRLMPDEVGYLAQASGAKAFLCHVDFPEHAAAVKGGALEFIWSVDGKAAFGERSVADAIASQAGAAVENVAVEHDDPCWFFFTSGTTGRSKAAVLSHGQMGFVVTNHLADLTPGTTEQDASLVVAPLSHGAGVHQLMQTARGARTVLLPTEKFDINEAFRLIETYRVSNLFTVPTILKMMVEHPAADKYDHSSLRQVIYAGAPMYREDQKAALKKLGKVIVQYFGLGEVTGNITVLPAALHDPEDGPHAKIGTCGFERTGMQVSIQDDEGRELKASQSGEICVIGPAVFAGYYDNPEANAKAFRNGWFRTGDLGHMDEEGFVYITGRASDMYISGGSNIYPREIEEKILTHPAVGEVAVLGVPDATWGEVGIAVCVAREGAQAVSEAEMAAFLLPKVPRYKMPKRFFFWEALPKSGYGKVPKRMVRDELEARGLLDLNNTKAG, from the coding sequence ATGCAGCCCCTGCGCATGTCCCGCCGCGTGATGAATCTCGCCTATATGCTGACCCAGAATGCGCGGCGGCATGGATCGCGCCCCGGTTTCGTCTGGGGAGACAAATCCTGGACCTGGCGCGAGATCGATGCGCAGGTCTCGGCGCTAGCGGCTGCGCTCGCCGCGCGCGGCATTGCCAAGGGCGACCGCATCCTGGTCCATTCCAAGAATGGCGACGAGATGTTCTTCTCGATGTTCTCCGCGTTCCGGCTCGGCGCGGTCTGGGTGCCCACCAATTTCCGCCTGATGCCGGATGAGGTCGGCTATCTCGCGCAGGCCTCCGGCGCGAAGGCGTTCTTGTGCCACGTCGATTTCCCCGAACATGCCGCGGCGGTGAAGGGCGGCGCACTCGAGTTCATCTGGAGCGTCGACGGCAAGGCTGCGTTCGGCGAGCGCTCGGTGGCCGACGCCATCGCCTCGCAGGCCGGCGCTGCCGTGGAGAACGTCGCCGTCGAGCACGACGATCCCTGCTGGTTCTTCTTCACCTCCGGCACCACCGGCCGCTCCAAGGCGGCGGTGCTGAGCCACGGCCAGATGGGCTTTGTGGTGACCAATCATCTTGCCGACCTGACGCCCGGCACGACCGAGCAGGATGCCTCGCTGGTGGTGGCACCATTGTCGCATGGCGCCGGCGTACATCAGCTGATGCAGACCGCGCGCGGCGCGCGCACCGTGCTGCTGCCGACCGAGAAATTCGACATCAACGAGGCGTTCCGCCTGATCGAGACCTATCGCGTCAGCAACCTCTTCACGGTGCCGACGATCCTGAAGATGATGGTCGAGCATCCCGCTGCCGACAAATACGATCATTCCTCGCTGCGACAGGTGATCTATGCGGGTGCGCCGATGTATCGCGAGGACCAGAAGGCGGCGCTGAAGAAGCTCGGCAAGGTGATCGTGCAGTATTTCGGCCTGGGCGAGGTCACCGGCAACATCACCGTGCTGCCGGCGGCGCTGCACGATCCCGAGGACGGCCCGCACGCGAAGATCGGCACTTGCGGCTTCGAGCGCACCGGCATGCAGGTCTCGATCCAGGACGACGAGGGCCGCGAGCTCAAAGCCAGCCAGAGCGGCGAGATCTGCGTGATCGGGCCCGCGGTGTTCGCCGGCTATTACGACAACCCCGAAGCCAATGCGAAGGCATTCCGCAACGGCTGGTTCCGCACCGGCGATCTGGGCCACATGGACGAGGAAGGGTTCGTCTACATCACTGGCCGCGCTTCCGACATGTACATCTCCGGCGGCTCCAACATCTATCCGCGCGAGATCGAGGAGAAGATCCTAACGCATCCCGCGGTCGGCGAGGTCGCCGTGCTCGGCGTGCCCGATGCAACCTGGGGCGAGGTCGGCATTGCCGTCTGCGTCGCGCGCGAAGGCGCGCAGGCCGTGAGCGAGGCCGAGATGGCGGCATTCCTCCTCCCGAAGGTGCCGCGCTACAAGATGCCGAAGCGGTTCTTCTTCTGGGAGGCGCTGCCGAAATCCGGCTACGGCAAGGTGCCGAAGCGCATGGTGCGCGACGAACTCGAGGCGCGCGGGCTGCTCGACCTCAATAACACCAAGGCAGGCTGA
- a CDS encoding GNAT family N-acetyltransferase has protein sequence MSDVVNNRDHHRYELAVDGHLATEHYKLDGKVITFEHTDVPKELGGKGIGSKLVQGALDQIRADGLKLILQCPFVKAWIEKHPDYADLVTR, from the coding sequence ATGAGCGACGTCGTCAACAACAGAGACCATCACCGCTACGAGCTCGCGGTGGACGGCCATCTTGCGACAGAGCATTACAAGCTCGATGGCAAGGTGATCACCTTCGAGCACACGGACGTGCCGAAGGAGCTTGGCGGCAAGGGCATCGGCTCGAAGCTGGTGCAAGGCGCGCTCGACCAGATCCGCGCCGACGGATTGAAACTGATCCTGCAGTGCCCGTTCGTGAAGGCGTGGATCGAAAAGCACCCGGACTATGCCGATCTCGTGACGCGATAA
- a CDS encoding SPW repeat protein: MSDFGFLNTHRTWEDWCGMLLGAVIVASPWFPIQDPVITGHQTVILNTVAIGLIVFGISQLEYVALQRWQEVTTILAGLWLIASPYVIGYSGDGFLRVYHTSLGAAVVLLGILQLWQDWDMNDQDMLKHGQ; the protein is encoded by the coding sequence ATGTCGGACTTTGGTTTCTTGAATACTCATCGAACATGGGAAGACTGGTGCGGGATGCTGCTCGGCGCGGTGATCGTGGCGTCGCCATGGTTTCCGATCCAGGATCCGGTGATCACCGGACATCAGACGGTGATCCTGAACACGGTCGCAATCGGTCTGATCGTGTTTGGCATCAGCCAGCTCGAATATGTCGCCTTGCAGCGCTGGCAGGAGGTGACGACGATCCTGGCCGGACTGTGGCTCATCGCTTCGCCCTACGTGATCGGCTATTCCGGTGACGGCTTCCTCCGCGTCTATCACACCAGCCTCGGCGCGGCAGTGGTGCTGCTTGGCATACTCCAGCTGTGGCAGGACTGGGATATGAACGATCAGGACATGCTCAAGCATGGGCAATAG
- a CDS encoding GNAT family N-acetyltransferase, translating into MAAIVRDNKDRSRFELDVGSEVAFANYRLTPSAVIITHTETPRALRGRGIGSELVKGALDLIRRDGRKVIAGCGFVVDYLDRHPEDADLVA; encoded by the coding sequence ATGGCGGCCATAGTACGCGACAACAAGGACAGGAGCCGCTTCGAGCTCGACGTCGGCAGCGAGGTCGCCTTCGCCAATTACCGGCTGACGCCGTCGGCCGTGATCATCACCCACACCGAGACGCCGCGTGCGCTACGCGGCCGTGGCATCGGCTCCGAGTTGGTCAAAGGCGCGCTGGACCTGATCCGCCGCGACGGCCGGAAGGTGATCGCCGGCTGCGGTTTCGTCGTCGATTATCTCGACAGGCATCCGGAGGATGCGGATCTTGTGGCCTGA
- a CDS encoding DUF3597 domain-containing protein yields MSIFGKIMGAIFGSQPASATPAGSASASSAPGTSAPATAPMAAVDVAAIVDKAAAAHKGEKLEWRTSIVDLMKSLDIDSSLAARKDLAKELGYTGDMNDSASMNVWLHKQVMSKLAANGGKLPPEIKH; encoded by the coding sequence ATGAGCATTTTCGGGAAAATCATGGGCGCGATCTTCGGCAGCCAGCCGGCTAGCGCTACGCCCGCCGGCAGCGCGTCCGCAAGCAGCGCGCCCGGCACATCGGCGCCGGCCACCGCGCCCATGGCAGCGGTTGATGTTGCCGCGATCGTCGACAAGGCGGCGGCTGCGCACAAGGGCGAGAAGCTGGAGTGGCGCACCTCCATCGTCGATCTCATGAAGTCGCTCGACATCGATTCCAGCCTCGCCGCGCGCAAGGATCTCGCCAAGGAGCTGGGTTACACCGGCGACATGAACGACTCGGCGAGCATGAACGTCTGGTTGCACAAGCAGGTGATGTCCAAGCTCGCTGCCAATGGCGGCAAGCTGCCGCCGGAGATCAAGCACTGA
- a CDS encoding DUF2189 domain-containing protein encodes MATLYPGDVPTVAQPAEAAGPVIRTIQLSDLHDALKRGWEDFKAVPSHAIILCVIYPVLGLVLARAVMGYSVLPLLFPLAAGFALIGPFAALGLYELSSRRERHEEATAWDAIEVLRSPSFGAMLGLGTLLLALFVTWIATAQAIYIAAFGYEGATGISDFMTRVLTTEQGWWLIVVGCGVGFLFALAALCISAVSFPLMLDRHAGAFEAMTTSLRVVAKNPVPMAAWGLIVAVLLALGTIPAFIGLAVVIPLLGHATWHLYRKVIVSEPGARPVPPPPHRPRKPAADFPANLFPWRDNTDA; translated from the coding sequence ATGGCCACACTCTACCCGGGCGATGTCCCCACGGTGGCCCAGCCCGCGGAAGCGGCTGGACCGGTGATCCGGACCATCCAATTGTCCGACCTGCACGATGCGCTGAAGCGCGGCTGGGAGGATTTCAAGGCCGTTCCGAGCCACGCCATCATCCTCTGCGTGATCTATCCGGTGCTCGGCCTCGTGCTCGCCCGCGCGGTGATGGGCTATTCGGTGCTGCCGCTGCTGTTTCCGCTGGCCGCGGGCTTCGCGCTGATCGGCCCCTTCGCGGCGCTTGGGCTGTATGAACTCTCCAGCCGGCGCGAACGCCATGAAGAGGCGACCGCCTGGGATGCCATCGAGGTGCTGCGCTCGCCGTCGTTTGGCGCGATGCTCGGCCTCGGCACGCTGCTGCTCGCGCTGTTCGTGACCTGGATTGCGACCGCGCAGGCGATCTACATCGCGGCATTCGGTTATGAGGGCGCGACCGGGATCTCGGATTTCATGACGCGCGTTCTGACCACCGAGCAGGGCTGGTGGCTGATCGTGGTCGGCTGCGGCGTTGGTTTCTTGTTCGCGCTCGCCGCGCTCTGCATCAGCGCCGTGTCGTTCCCGCTGATGCTGGACCGTCATGCCGGCGCATTCGAAGCGATGACGACGTCGCTGCGCGTCGTCGCGAAGAACCCGGTGCCGATGGCGGCCTGGGGCCTGATCGTGGCGGTGCTGCTGGCGCTCGGCACGATCCCGGCCTTCATCGGTCTTGCCGTGGTGATCCCCCTGCTCGGCCACGCCACCTGGCATCTCTACCGCAAGGTGATCGTCTCCGAACCGGGTGCTCGTCCGGTGCCGCCTCCGCCGCATCGGCCGCGCAAGCCGGCGGCCGACTTCCCCGCCAACCTCTTCCCGTGGCGAGACAACACGGACGCCTGA
- a CDS encoding lytic murein transglycosylase, which yields MTPTISRLALAAFALSASILSAQPALAAVACGSGNFDAWLADFKTDAAAKGISQQAITAGFAGVTLDQNVLNRDRSQKVFSQSFEEFSGRMVPPRLQRGSNRMKQYGSVLSRIEQTYGVPGEILVAIWGLETDFGVNTGSFATIRSLATLAYDCRRSEQFRAELLDALRIVQRGDLAPADMKGAWAGELGQTQFMPSSWMKYAVDFDGNGKRDLLHNAPDVLASTANYLVGYGWQRGKDWQPGSPNFEVLKQWNKSEVYSKTVAYFAAQLARAP from the coding sequence ATGACCCCGACGATTTCTCGTCTCGCTCTCGCAGCTTTCGCCCTTTCCGCTTCAATCCTGTCAGCCCAGCCAGCGCTCGCCGCTGTTGCCTGCGGCTCGGGAAATTTCGATGCCTGGCTTGCGGACTTCAAAACCGACGCCGCTGCCAAAGGCATCTCGCAGCAGGCGATCACCGCCGGGTTTGCCGGCGTGACGCTCGATCAGAACGTGCTCAACCGCGACCGCTCGCAGAAGGTGTTCAGCCAGAGCTTCGAAGAGTTTTCGGGCCGCATGGTGCCGCCGCGCCTGCAGCGCGGCTCCAACAGGATGAAGCAGTACGGCTCCGTTTTGTCGCGCATCGAGCAGACCTACGGCGTCCCAGGCGAGATCTTGGTCGCGATCTGGGGTCTGGAGACCGATTTCGGCGTCAACACCGGCTCATTCGCGACGATCCGCTCGCTGGCGACCCTGGCCTATGACTGCCGGCGCTCCGAGCAGTTTCGGGCCGAGCTGTTGGATGCCCTGCGCATCGTCCAGCGCGGCGATCTTGCACCCGCCGACATGAAAGGCGCCTGGGCCGGCGAACTCGGCCAGACCCAGTTCATGCCGTCGTCCTGGATGAAATACGCCGTAGATTTTGACGGCAACGGCAAGCGCGATCTCCTGCACAACGCGCCCGACGTGCTCGCCTCCACCGCCAACTATCTCGTCGGCTACGGCTGGCAGCGGGGCAAGGATTGGCAGCCGGGCAGTCCCAACTTCGAGGTGCTGAAGCAGTGGAACAAGAGCGAGGTCTATTCCAAGACCGTCGCCTATTTCGCCGCCCAGCTGGCCCGAGCTCCCTAA
- a CDS encoding DUF1127 domain-containing protein: MLLSLIRMIQAFRDYQRNVAELSQLSDRELADIGLDRSDIPRVAAGQYQG; encoded by the coding sequence ATGCTGCTCTCGCTCATCCGCATGATCCAGGCTTTCCGGGATTATCAGCGCAATGTTGCCGAGCTCTCCCAGCTCAGCGATCGCGAACTGGCCGACATCGGCCTCGATCGCTCGGACATCCCGCGCGTTGCCGCCGGCCAGTATCAGGGCTGA